In Xyrauchen texanus isolate HMW12.3.18 chromosome 45, RBS_HiC_50CHRs, whole genome shotgun sequence, a single window of DNA contains:
- the ckap4 gene encoding cytoskeleton-associated protein 4, translating to MTAKNRNKNNSHPNDRSPAQQTDDGAKKPPKAESPRSGSSGLIKFISAVFYLALAAGAALASFYIHHTLSEVKQMSVRHEESSQKCAAVAHEVQHALLQISSVKASLEGVEAAVVSAKTDLERTSHAVQKGEAETQRMQETLQNLQNKIYHDLREGIQDVKEAREKDISSLERTLEERLAQLSRSITEGVAEFAGQQSQHKTELSELKARVEEQETPAFLKQELSSINSAVMNLNTANEVAEGNMAVLREQIASVGAELQTRNKEVVSVSEEIDTVRSLVQSTVGALREEVSMARASIQAASDQFQTLNDKQDQSSEALQSLEKELRAELLKVEKRGDDMEVRVKSAEDSEELLASSLSEQNIRVDALVFKYESHESLLTDYKTASEKDRQTLRDDLKGLKSSLEELQMSVLALDEIQVRLEVVEQRLEGPLHELESTTESLSEQLDGHEQE from the exons ATGACTGCGAAAAACCGAAACAAGAATAATTCCCATCCAAACGACAGAAGTCCCGCTCAGCAGACAGATGACGGGGCGAAGAAACCCCCAAAAGCGGAGAGTCCCAGATCCGGATCGAGCGGGCTAATAAAGTTCATTTCGGCGGTATTTTATCTGGCGCTGGCAGCAGGAGCAGCGCTTGCATCCTTTTATATCCATCACACATTATCGGAAGTCAAGCAGATGAGCGTGAGACATGAAGAATCCTCACAGAAGTGTGCAGCGGTGGCACATGAAGTGCAGCATGCGCTTCTACAG ATAAGCTCCGTAAAGGCATCTCTGGAGGGTGTGGAGGCAGCAGTGGTCAGTGCTAAGACTGATCTAGAAAGGACAAGCCATGCAGTACAGAAAGGAGAAGCTGAGACCCAACGGATGCAGGAAACGTTACAGAACCTACAGAACAAGATCTATCATGATCTCAGAGAAGGCATTCAGGATGTGAAGGAAGCTCGAGAGAAGGACATCTCCTCGTTGGAGCGGACTCTTGAGGAGCGACTGGCTCAGTTGAGTCGATCCATCACCGAGGGGGTGGCTGAGTTCGCTGGGCAGCAGAGCCAGCACAAGACTGAACTGAGTGAGCTGAAAGCTCGTGTGGAGGAGCAGGAGACACCCGCGTTCCTCAAGCAGGAGCTGTCATCCATCAACAGCGCTGTGATGAATCTCAACACCGCGAATGAGGTGGCAGAGGGCAACATGGCGGTGCTCAGGGAGCAGATCGCATCAGTGGGCGCCGAGCTTCAGACCAGGAACAAGGAGGTGGTGTCAGTGTCCGAGGAAATCGACACAGTGAGGTCACTCGTGCAAAGCACCGTAGGCGCCTTACGGGAGGAGGTCTCCATGGCTCGAGCCAGCATCCAGGCCGCATCAGACCAGTTTCAGACCCTCAACGACAAGCAGGACCAGTCCAGCGAGGCGCTTCAGAGCCTTGAGAAAGAACTCAGAGCCGAACTACTCAAGGTGGAGAAAAGAGGAGATGACATGGAGGTCCGAGTGAAGTCTGCGGAGGACAGCGAGGAGCTCTTGGCGTCTTCATTATCAGAGCAGAACATTAGAGTGGACGCTCTTGTGTTCAAGTATGAATCTCATGAGAGCTTGCTGACTGACTACAAGACAGCATCCGAGAAGGACAGACAGACCTTGAGAGATGACTTGAAAGGTTTGAAGAGCAGTCTGGAGGAGCTTCAAATGAGTGTATTGGCTCTAGACGAGATCCAGGTGAGACTAGAGGTCGTGGAACAGAGGCTGGAAGGACCACTGCACGAACTTGAAAGCACCACCGAGAGTTTGTCTGAACAACTAGATGGACATGAACAAGAATGA